The genomic DNA AAGGAACCATAAAAGCACCACACCACATACACCAAGTCCTATACCAACTACCAGGTTATTATGCGAATGCGAATTATATATGCCTAATTATGGGAATGACCCACAAATGAAAGAAGTGATAAATAATTTCAATAAACAGACACAACAGAGGTTTCATGAATATGACGACCGTATG from Plasmodium reichenowi strain SY57 chromosome Unknown, whole genome shotgun sequence includes the following:
- a CDS encoding rifin; the protein is MKVHYINILLFALPLNVLVKLCHVNNQRNHKSTTPHTPSPIPTTRLLCECELYMPNYGNDPQMKEVINNFNKQTQQRFHEYDDRMKTARQKCKDKCDKEIQKIILKDKLEKEL